Proteins encoded together in one Sulfurihydrogenibium subterraneum DSM 15120 window:
- a CDS encoding M48 family metalloprotease: MVRKLGIFSLFLLFFVLSCATVQDPLTGKTTFTLLPPDQEIAIGRKVIPEAINGNDGLYPDEEVQNYIKNLGYKIASKSPRQVDYQFFLVNSKEVNAFALPGGPVFVNRGLILILDNESDLASVMAHEVGHITARHHAKFLEKTYGMNILLNILAVATSNSQYQQVVMQLAQVSAGLLQLKYSRDQESEADALGVRFTYEAGYDPRGLISTFEKFKSMEKVSAPKWLLSHPLPEDRIKSVSYLIQTKYPDRLLLKKDSEEFKIIKQKLLKTNESFELVENAKENIKNKNFSVALSNLNKAISLYPNNNAAYTYRAFVYYALKDYQKAYLDSVKAYNLDKTYFLPRLILGASLVKLNQYKEAIIVLEDAKKLIDSNPDLYYFLGVAYQEYGNKNLAIENLKTALSLTDGKRGWESDAKLRLRNLGYI; the protein is encoded by the coding sequence ATGGTTAGAAAGTTAGGGATTTTTAGTCTATTTTTATTATTCTTTGTTTTGTCCTGCGCTACAGTTCAAGACCCATTAACAGGTAAAACTACTTTCACTTTACTACCACCAGATCAAGAAATAGCCATAGGAAGAAAAGTAATTCCAGAGGCTATAAACGGAAATGATGGACTTTATCCTGATGAAGAAGTTCAAAACTACATAAAAAATTTGGGATACAAAATAGCATCAAAATCTCCAAGGCAGGTTGATTATCAATTTTTCTTGGTTAATTCAAAAGAAGTAAACGCATTTGCTCTTCCAGGTGGACCAGTTTTTGTAAACAGAGGACTTATCCTTATATTAGATAACGAGTCTGATCTTGCAAGTGTAATGGCCCACGAGGTAGGACACATCACAGCAAGACACCACGCAAAATTTTTAGAAAAAACCTACGGAATGAATATTCTTTTAAATATTTTAGCTGTTGCTACATCAAACTCTCAGTATCAACAAGTTGTAATGCAATTAGCACAAGTATCAGCAGGATTGCTACAACTAAAGTACAGTAGAGACCAAGAAAGCGAAGCAGATGCACTTGGAGTCAGGTTTACCTACGAAGCTGGATACGACCCAAGAGGTTTAATATCTACATTTGAAAAATTCAAATCTATGGAAAAAGTAAGCGCACCTAAGTGGCTTTTATCCCACCCACTACCTGAAGACAGAATAAAGAGTGTTTCTTACCTTATACAAACAAAGTATCCTGACAGGCTTCTTCTCAAAAAAGATAGCGAAGAGTTCAAAATCATAAAGCAGAAATTGTTAAAAACAAATGAAAGTTTTGAGTTAGTAGAAAATGCAAAAGAAAACATAAAGAATAAAAATTTTTCTGTAGCATTGTCAAACCTTAACAAAGCTATATCACTTTATCCTAATAACAATGCGGCTTACACTTACAGAGCTTTTGTTTATTATGCTTTAAAAGACTATCAAAAAGCTTATTTAGACTCAGTTAAAGCTTACAACTTAGATAAAACTTACTTTTTACCAAGATTAATTTTAGGAGCTTCTTTGGTAAAATTAAATCAGTATAAAGAGGCAATAATCGTTTTAGAAGACGCAAAAAAACTTATAGATAGTAATCCAGACCTTTATTACTTTTTAGGAGTAGCTTATCAAGAATACGGAAATAAAAACCTTGCAATTGAAAACCTAAAAACAGCTCTTAGTCTAACCGACGGAAAAAGAGGATGGGAAAGTGATGCAAAATTAAGGTTAAGAAATTTAGGTTATATTTAA
- the glp gene encoding gephyrin-like molybdotransferase Glp has product MLTYQEALNVILENTKILGKEKVFLNSALNRVLAEDIVADRDNPPADNSGMDGFAVKYEDIVGASETNPVVLKIFGESKAGDIPPVLEKGYAIPIYTGALIPQGADTVIQKELTKVEDGKVYIYKELKKGSNIRPKAGDYKKGDILIKSGKTLRPAEIGILSSVNKPTVYVYQKPRVAIITTGDEILDLAESITKESQIRTSNTYSLYAQVLQTSAYPTVIGFAKDNPKDIREKLKYAKNFDVVLTTGGVSVGEYDLVKDFVKEVLNVNIHFWKVAIKPGKPLVFGTWGEDNQKLFFGIPGNPVASMVVFEVFVKPALRKMMGYEKLYNPVIEAVLTEDFNRKSAERLEFIRVNVEYKDGNIYATPFGKQGSNILTGMVNANGLGIIDVGVESLEKDNKIKVMLFDTEFLYG; this is encoded by the coding sequence ATGTTAACTTATCAAGAGGCTCTAAATGTAATACTGGAAAATACAAAAATTTTAGGAAAAGAAAAAGTATTTTTAAACTCTGCATTAAACAGAGTTTTAGCAGAGGACATAGTAGCAGACAGAGACAATCCACCTGCTGATAACAGTGGTATGGATGGTTTTGCAGTAAAGTATGAAGACATAGTAGGTGCAAGTGAAACAAATCCAGTAGTTTTAAAGATATTCGGAGAAAGTAAAGCTGGAGACATTCCACCTGTGCTGGAAAAAGGCTATGCAATACCTATATATACAGGAGCTCTCATTCCCCAAGGAGCTGACACAGTTATACAAAAAGAGTTAACCAAAGTTGAAGATGGCAAAGTATACATATACAAAGAGTTAAAAAAAGGTTCAAACATAAGACCAAAAGCAGGAGATTATAAAAAAGGAGATATTTTAATAAAATCAGGAAAAACTTTAAGACCAGCAGAAATAGGAATACTTTCTTCAGTAAACAAACCTACCGTTTACGTTTACCAAAAACCCAGAGTTGCAATAATAACAACAGGAGATGAAATTTTAGACTTAGCAGAATCTATAACAAAGGAATCTCAGATAAGAACCTCTAACACATATTCTCTTTACGCTCAAGTACTGCAAACAAGTGCATATCCTACAGTTATAGGATTTGCAAAAGATAATCCAAAAGATATCAGAGAAAAGCTAAAGTATGCTAAAAACTTTGATGTAGTCCTTACAACAGGTGGAGTATCGGTAGGAGAGTACGATTTAGTTAAAGATTTTGTAAAAGAAGTTTTAAATGTAAATATTCACTTTTGGAAAGTTGCAATAAAGCCAGGAAAACCCCTTGTTTTTGGAACTTGGGGTGAAGATAATCAAAAGCTGTTTTTTGGTATTCCGGGCAATCCAGTTGCATCTATGGTTGTTTTTGAGGTTTTTGTAAAACCTGCTTTAAGGAAGATGATGGGATATGAAAAACTATATAATCCTGTTATAGAAGCTGTTTTAACAGAAGATTTTAATAGAAAGTCAGCAGAAAGACTTGAATTTATAAGAGTTAATGTTGAGTATAAGGACGGTAATATTTATGCAACACCGTTTGGAAAACAAGGTTCTAACATCCTAACAGGAATGGTTAACGCCAATGGTCTTGGTATTATTGATGTAGGTGTTGAATCGTTAGAAAAAGATAATAAAATTAAAGTAATGTTATTTGACACGGAGTTTTTGTATGGTTAG
- the carB gene encoding carbamoyl-phosphate synthase large subunit encodes MKKVIILGSGPNRIGQGVEFDYACVHCVWSLREEGYQAIMVNCNPETVSTDYDTSDKLFFEPIVLEDVLNIIEREKPDGVVVQFGGQTPLKLAKPLEKLNVPILGTSPESIDIAEDRERFRDLIISLGLKQPKSGVARSKEEAIQIAENIGYPVLVRPSYVLGGRAMRLVYDTSELIEYIQEAVSVTEDKPILIDKFLDGSIEVDVDCVCDGDDVLVGAVMEHIEEAGIHSGDSATCIPHYTLDDEVVIKIKQQSKKLAKALNTIGLINIQYAIKDGEIYVIEANPRASRTVPFVSKAIGYPLAKIASKVMVGKKLREIVPQVFQIKDFHPASDFLPVDFPYYAVKEVVFPWNRFPEVDPVLGPEMKSTGEVMGIDKDFGLAYWKAQAGSGQILPQSGNIFISVADKDKPQVIDIAKQLLDLGFKIYATSGTYRFLQENGIQATLVNKLSEERPNIVDRIKNGEIAMIINTPSGKRERSDAYYIRRSAVATKTPYFTTIRGASAAVMAIKSYKDKGLNVIALQDMEVS; translated from the coding sequence ATGAAGAAAGTAATTATTTTAGGAAGTGGACCTAACAGAATAGGTCAAGGTGTTGAGTTTGATTACGCTTGCGTTCACTGTGTATGGTCTTTAAGAGAAGAAGGATATCAAGCAATAATGGTAAACTGCAACCCTGAGACGGTTTCTACAGATTATGATACTTCCGATAAACTCTTTTTTGAGCCAATAGTTTTAGAAGATGTACTTAACATAATAGAAAGAGAAAAACCTGATGGTGTTGTTGTCCAGTTTGGAGGTCAAACTCCTTTAAAACTCGCAAAACCTCTTGAGAAGTTAAATGTCCCCATATTAGGAACATCTCCTGAAAGTATTGATATAGCAGAAGACAGAGAAAGATTTAGAGACCTAATTATAAGTTTAGGTTTAAAACAACCAAAAAGCGGTGTAGCAAGGTCAAAAGAAGAAGCAATACAAATTGCAGAAAATATAGGATATCCAGTTTTAGTAAGACCTTCCTACGTTTTAGGCGGAAGGGCAATGAGATTGGTTTACGATACTTCAGAACTAATTGAGTATATACAAGAAGCTGTATCTGTAACGGAAGATAAACCAATCTTGATAGATAAGTTTTTAGATGGAAGTATTGAGGTTGACGTTGATTGTGTTTGTGATGGTGATGACGTTTTAGTTGGAGCTGTGATGGAACATATTGAAGAAGCAGGAATTCACTCAGGAGACAGTGCAACTTGCATCCCCCACTACACCCTTGATGATGAAGTTGTAATAAAAATAAAACAACAATCAAAAAAACTTGCCAAGGCTCTAAATACCATAGGACTTATAAATATTCAGTATGCAATAAAAGACGGAGAAATATATGTAATAGAAGCAAACCCCAGAGCTTCAAGAACAGTTCCTTTTGTAAGTAAAGCTATCGGCTATCCTTTGGCAAAAATTGCATCAAAAGTTATGGTAGGTAAAAAGTTAAGAGAGATAGTCCCTCAAGTCTTCCAAATAAAAGACTTTCATCCAGCTTCTGACTTTTTACCAGTTGACTTTCCTTATTACGCTGTTAAAGAAGTGGTGTTTCCGTGGAACAGATTCCCAGAAGTAGACCCTGTACTTGGTCCTGAGATGAAAAGTACGGGAGAAGTGATGGGAATAGACAAAGACTTTGGACTTGCTTACTGGAAAGCTCAAGCAGGTTCAGGACAGATACTACCTCAATCAGGCAACATTTTTATTTCAGTAGCGGATAAAGATAAACCGCAGGTAATAGATATAGCAAAACAACTTTTAGACCTTGGCTTTAAAATATACGCCACTTCCGGAACTTATAGATTTTTACAAGAAAATGGTATTCAGGCAACCCTTGTAAACAAACTTTCGGAAGAAAGACCAAACATTGTAGACAGAATAAAAAATGGTGAGATCGCAATGATTATAAACACTCCTTCTGGAAAGAGAGAAAGGTCTGATGCATACTATATAAGAAGGTCGGCAGTAGCTACTAAAACACCATACTTTACAACTATTAGGGGAGCTTCTGCTGCAGTTATGGCGATAAAATCATATAAAGATAAAGGTTTAAACGTCATTGCATTGCAAGATATGGAGGTATCATAA
- a CDS encoding YqiA/YcfP family alpha/beta fold hydrolase has product MKILYIHGFNSAGYGDKINYLREAFKPRNVISPTLHYDPEEAVSQLEFLVDAIKEKDEMYIFGTSLGGFYALYLTEKFKVPSVLINPSIDPYTSLQKQVGHQKNFKTDEEYIFTQEHLEKLKNYYVKDLDPLKDLVYIYLDEEDELLDSRKTAEYFKGFHVVMYPGGNHRFTHMKELIEDFKKILEAR; this is encoded by the coding sequence ATGAAAATACTTTATATCCACGGATTTAACTCAGCTGGCTACGGTGATAAGATAAACTATCTAAGAGAAGCCTTTAAACCACGAAACGTTATATCTCCAACTTTACATTATGACCCTGAGGAAGCTGTATCTCAGCTTGAGTTTTTAGTAGATGCAATAAAGGAAAAAGATGAGATGTATATATTTGGCACTTCTTTAGGAGGTTTCTATGCCCTCTACTTAACAGAAAAGTTTAAAGTCCCGAGTGTTTTAATAAATCCTTCTATAGACCCTTACACTTCTCTACAAAAACAAGTCGGACATCAGAAGAATTTTAAAACAGATGAAGAATATATATTTACTCAAGAACATCTTGAGAAGCTAAAAAATTATTATGTTAAAGATTTAGACCCTTTAAAAGATTTAGTTTACATTTATTTAGATGAAGAAGACGAGCTTTTAGATAGTAGAAAAACAGCGGAGTACTTTAAAGGTTTTCACGTTGTAATGTATCCCGGTGGTAATCACCGTTTTACCCATATGAAAGAATTAATAGAAGATTTTAAAAAAATCTTGGAGGCAAGATGA
- a CDS encoding thiamine phosphate synthase: MHRFYFITDRKKFKKPFLDTIKEALDKGVRLIQIREKDLSDDELYDLTDKVLEVSKGYDAKIFINSRVDIAYMLGLDGVHLTSRSVPVSVVKRKFPDLIVGKSCHSVEDILKAQEEGADYVFISPIFEVEGKGKPIGIEGLKEVLEVAKVPVYALGGINNSNIEEVLKTGVYGIAGIRFFL, from the coding sequence ATGCACAGGTTTTACTTTATTACAGATAGAAAAAAGTTTAAAAAACCTTTTTTAGATACTATAAAAGAAGCTTTAGACAAAGGTGTAAGACTTATTCAAATCAGAGAAAAAGACCTTTCAGATGATGAATTGTACGACCTAACAGATAAAGTTTTAGAAGTATCAAAAGGTTATGATGCTAAAATTTTTATAAATTCAAGGGTTGATATAGCTTATATGTTAGGATTAGACGGCGTTCACCTTACTTCAAGAAGCGTTCCTGTAAGTGTTGTTAAAAGAAAGTTTCCCGATTTAATCGTTGGTAAATCTTGCCACAGCGTAGAAGATATTTTAAAGGCTCAAGAAGAAGGAGCTGACTATGTTTTTATATCTCCTATTTTTGAAGTAGAAGGTAAAGGGAAACCTATAGGTATAGAAGGGCTAAAAGAAGTTTTAGAAGTTGCTAAGGTTCCTGTTTACGCACTTGGAGGTATCAACAACTCTAACATTGAAGAAGTGCTTAAAACTGGTGTTTATGGTATAGCTGGAATACGATTCTTTTTATAA
- a CDS encoding phosphatidylglycerophosphatase A family protein: MSLKEKIALFLATSFYLGKFPIAPGTVGTLGAIPFFYLYWNKGLMAQISITLSVIFIGIWASYEISKLYNDKDPSFVSIDEIAGYMITMLGIDPSKIELNQALTYFILGFIIFRIVDIVKPPPIKALEKYPMGVGIVVDDVMAGIYSWMTLHSLIWIFKF, translated from the coding sequence ATGAGTTTAAAAGAAAAAATAGCTTTATTTTTAGCAACTTCTTTTTATTTAGGAAAGTTTCCGATAGCTCCCGGTACTGTAGGAACGTTAGGTGCAATACCGTTTTTTTATCTTTACTGGAATAAAGGCTTAATGGCTCAAATATCCATAACATTATCTGTTATATTCATAGGTATATGGGCTTCTTACGAAATCAGTAAATTGTATAATGACAAAGATCCATCTTTTGTAAGTATAGATGAAATAGCTGGGTATATGATTACAATGTTAGGTATAGACCCTTCTAAAATAGAGTTAAATCAAGCTTTAACTTACTTTATTTTAGGTTTTATAATCTTTAGAATTGTTGATATAGTAAAACCACCTCCGATAAAAGCTCTTGAAAAGTACCCTATGGGTGTAGGAATAGTTGTAGATGATGTTATGGCAGGGATTTACAGCTGGATGACTTTACACTCTTTAATCTGGATTTTTAAATTTTAA
- the purM gene encoding phosphoribosylformylglycinamidine cyclo-ligase: MTYKDAGVDIEKADKFVEEIKGYAKKTFTKNVITPIGGFASAYLLDIAKYKNPVITSSTDGVGTKLKIAQILDKHDTIGIDLVAMCVNDLITTTSKPLFFLDYFATGKLKPQTAVEVIKGIAKGCEIAGCSLVGGETAEMPGMYDEGEYDLAGFAVGIVEKEKMLDGSKTEKGNILIGLASSGVHSNGYSLVRKIVEIKGYDYKDYFEEFGKTLGEELLTPTKIYVNTVLTLSEKVDIKSIAHITGGGISGNLIRVIRDGLKAVIEEGSWEVLPVFKWIQKEGNVTKEEMYKTFNMGIGLIIAIDKKDEKETIKILEDLGEKPYIIGYLEEGEKSVNII; this comes from the coding sequence CTGACTTACAAAGATGCTGGAGTTGATATAGAAAAAGCTGACAAATTTGTAGAAGAGATTAAAGGATACGCTAAAAAAACTTTTACAAAAAATGTGATAACGCCAATTGGCGGTTTTGCTTCAGCATACCTTTTAGATATTGCAAAGTATAAAAACCCTGTTATAACTTCTTCAACTGACGGAGTAGGTACAAAACTTAAAATTGCTCAAATTCTTGATAAACATGACACAATAGGAATAGACCTTGTAGCAATGTGTGTTAATGACTTAATTACAACTACATCTAAACCTCTATTCTTTCTTGATTACTTTGCCACAGGAAAATTAAAACCACAGACAGCTGTAGAGGTTATTAAAGGCATAGCAAAAGGATGTGAAATAGCAGGATGTTCTTTAGTAGGTGGTGAAACTGCAGAAATGCCCGGAATGTATGATGAAGGCGAGTACGACCTTGCAGGTTTTGCAGTGGGTATTGTAGAAAAAGAGAAAATGTTAGATGGAAGTAAAACAGAAAAAGGGAATATACTTATAGGTCTTGCATCGTCAGGAGTTCACAGTAATGGCTACTCTTTGGTTAGAAAGATAGTAGAAATAAAAGGATATGACTATAAAGACTACTTTGAAGAGTTTGGTAAGACTTTAGGAGAAGAGCTTTTAACCCCAACTAAAATATATGTTAATACTGTTCTAACCTTATCAGAAAAGGTAGATATAAAATCTATTGCACATATAACAGGTGGAGGAATCTCTGGAAACTTAATCAGAGTTATAAGAGATGGTCTTAAAGCAGTTATAGAAGAAGGTTCTTGGGAAGTCTTACCTGTGTTTAAATGGATACAGAAAGAAGGAAACGTTACAAAAGAAGAGATGTATAAAACATTCAATATGGGAATAGGTTTGATTATAGCTATAGATAAAAAAGATGAGAAAGAAACTATCAAAATCCTTGAAGATTTAGGAGAAAAACCGTACATAATAGGCTATTTAGAAGAAGGAGAAAAATCAGTCAATATTATTTAA
- the purN gene encoding phosphoribosylglycinamide formyltransferase, producing the protein MKNLVVLISGRGSNLKAIIDAIENGKINAKISLVLSNKKEAKGLEIAKNYGIKTKFIDPSFFSSRKGYDIYIAELIKKENPDLIVLAGYMRILSDEFIDAFEGKIINIHPSLIPAFQGKNAQKQALEFGSLITGCSVHFVTKDLDSGPVIIQAVVPVLPEDTEETLSKRILSYEHRIYPQAIKWILEDRVLVEGRKVIVKDAKYGTIPVNPALEDF; encoded by the coding sequence TTGAAAAATTTAGTAGTACTTATCTCCGGAAGAGGCTCTAACTTAAAAGCCATAATAGATGCTATCGAAAATGGAAAGATAAACGCAAAAATATCTTTGGTTTTATCTAATAAAAAAGAAGCTAAAGGTTTAGAGATAGCAAAAAATTATGGGATAAAAACAAAATTTATAGACCCTTCATTTTTCTCTTCAAGAAAAGGGTACGATATATATATAGCAGAGCTTATAAAAAAAGAAAATCCTGATTTAATTGTTTTAGCAGGATACATGAGAATACTAAGTGATGAGTTTATTGATGCTTTTGAAGGAAAAATCATAAACATACATCCCTCTTTAATTCCTGCCTTTCAAGGAAAAAACGCACAAAAACAAGCTTTAGAGTTTGGGTCGCTTATTACAGGTTGTTCTGTTCATTTTGTTACTAAAGATTTAGACAGCGGTCCTGTTATCATTCAAGCAGTAGTCCCAGTATTACCAGAAGATACAGAGGAGACTTTATCAAAAAGAATACTCAGTTATGAACACAGAATATATCCTCAGGCAATAAAATGGATATTAGAAGACAGAGTTTTAGTTGAAGGAAGAAAAGTGATAGTTAAAGATGCAAAGTACGGAACTATACCTGTAAATCCAGCCCTTGAAGATTTTTAA